In Oryza sativa Japonica Group chromosome 2, ASM3414082v1, the following are encoded in one genomic region:
- the LOC4330562 gene encoding tyrosine--tRNA ligase 1, cytoplasmic isoform X3: protein MMPRRRRRWDNVVINSDEKFAVLRSIGDECIYEDELLGLLKNKPSPTCCVWFEPSTNMDIEQGIMKTIYVNRMVKAGCAVKIVTADWFLQRHYKIGNNLSKIRNIGYLNIEMWKAAGMDLDRVELVWLSDELNLHAVDYWPVAMDVSRRYTMTRIARIFWSNAEHGPQILPAAEIIYPCMQVASILCEKTNIWLFSMDQRDIIMLTRDYCENINWVNKPTILLHDALPNLLEDPEYVDLRDRGRTIFMHDEEHTLNSKIQRAFCPPKVVVHNPCLEYIKYIILPWFGNLEVVQNEWNGSTKTFVSMEELSVDYERGYLNSADVKMALEKAINNILEPVRDYFSGNTKAQALIMACQLQNEITGDVLKIQMQNKEMRHH, encoded by the exons ATgatgccccgccgccgccgccgctg GGATAACGTGGTGATTAATTCTGATGAGAAGTTTGCAGTACTGAGGAGCATAGGAGATGAATGCATCTATGAGGATGAACTCCTCGGCCTGCTGAAGAATAAGCCCAGTCCTACATGCTGTGTTTGGTTTGAGCCATCCACCAATATGGACATAGAGCAG GGGATTATGAAGACAATCTATGTCAACAGGATGGTCAAAGCTGGTTGTGCAGTCAAAATTGTGACGGCAGATTGGTTTTTGCAGCGTCATTATAAGATTGGCAACAACCTAAGTAAAATACGGAACATTGGCTATCTCAATATTGAGATGTGGAAAGCAGCTGGCATGGACCTTGACAGGGTAGAGCTTGTGTGGTTGTCAGATGAATTGAATCTCCATGCAGTTGATTACTGGCCAGTTGCCATGGATGTCTCCAGAAGATATACCATGACAAGAATTGCAAG GATCTTTTGGAGTAATGCAGAACATGGGCCACAAATACTTCCTGCTGCTGAGATAATTTATCCTTGCATGCAGGTTGCTTCTATATTATGCGAGAAG ACGAACATATGGCTATTCAGCATGGATCAACGAGATATTATCATGCTCACTAGAGATTATTGTGAAAACATAAACTGGGTGAACAAACCAACTATTTTGCTGCATG ATGCTCTACCTAATTTACTAGAAGATCCTGAATATGTGGACTTGCGAGATCGTGGACGAACTATCTTCATGCATGATGAGGAG CACACTTTAAATTCAAAAATACAGAGGGCATTCTGTCCTCCAAAAGTAGTGGTACACAACCCATGTCTGGAGTATATCAAATATATCATCCTACCTTGGTTTGGGAACTTGGAGGTAGTCCAGAATGAATGGAATGGTAGTACCAA GACATTTGTAAGCATGGAAGAACTTAGTGTTGATTATGAAAGAGGTTATCTCAATTCTGCTGATGTTAAGATGGCTCTTGAGAAAGCAATAAACAACATTCTAGag CCTGTCCGTGACTACTTCAGTGGTAACACTAAAGCCCAAGCTCTAATTATGGCCTGCCAG TTGCAGAATGAAATTACTGGAGATGTCCTGAAGATTCAAATGCAGAACAAAGAGATGCGCCATCAT TGA
- the LOC4330562 gene encoding tyrosine--tRNA ligase 1, cytoplasmic isoform X1, translating into MDNLDDVAFDINEDNVVINSDEKFAVLRSIGDECIYEDELLGLLKNKPSPTCCVWFEPSTNMDIEQGIMKTIYVNRMVKAGCAVKIVTADWFLQRHYKIGNNLSKIRNIGYLNIEMWKAAGMDLDRVELVWLSDELNLHAVDYWPVAMDVSRRYTMTRIARIFWSNAEHGPQILPAAEIIYPCMQVASILCEKTNIWLFSMDQRDIIMLTRDYCENINWVNKPTILLHDALPNLLEDPEYVDLRDRGRTIFMHDEEHTLNSKIQRAFCPPKVVVHNPCLEYIKYIILPWFGNLEVVQNEWNGSTKTFVSMEELSVDYERGYLNSADVKMALEKAINNILEPVRDYFSGNTKAQALIMACQLQNEITGDVLKIQMQNKEMRHH; encoded by the exons ATGGATAACTTAGATGATGTTGCCTTCGACATCAACGA GGATAACGTGGTGATTAATTCTGATGAGAAGTTTGCAGTACTGAGGAGCATAGGAGATGAATGCATCTATGAGGATGAACTCCTCGGCCTGCTGAAGAATAAGCCCAGTCCTACATGCTGTGTTTGGTTTGAGCCATCCACCAATATGGACATAGAGCAG GGGATTATGAAGACAATCTATGTCAACAGGATGGTCAAAGCTGGTTGTGCAGTCAAAATTGTGACGGCAGATTGGTTTTTGCAGCGTCATTATAAGATTGGCAACAACCTAAGTAAAATACGGAACATTGGCTATCTCAATATTGAGATGTGGAAAGCAGCTGGCATGGACCTTGACAGGGTAGAGCTTGTGTGGTTGTCAGATGAATTGAATCTCCATGCAGTTGATTACTGGCCAGTTGCCATGGATGTCTCCAGAAGATATACCATGACAAGAATTGCAAG GATCTTTTGGAGTAATGCAGAACATGGGCCACAAATACTTCCTGCTGCTGAGATAATTTATCCTTGCATGCAGGTTGCTTCTATATTATGCGAGAAG ACGAACATATGGCTATTCAGCATGGATCAACGAGATATTATCATGCTCACTAGAGATTATTGTGAAAACATAAACTGGGTGAACAAACCAACTATTTTGCTGCATG ATGCTCTACCTAATTTACTAGAAGATCCTGAATATGTGGACTTGCGAGATCGTGGACGAACTATCTTCATGCATGATGAGGAG CACACTTTAAATTCAAAAATACAGAGGGCATTCTGTCCTCCAAAAGTAGTGGTACACAACCCATGTCTGGAGTATATCAAATATATCATCCTACCTTGGTTTGGGAACTTGGAGGTAGTCCAGAATGAATGGAATGGTAGTACCAA GACATTTGTAAGCATGGAAGAACTTAGTGTTGATTATGAAAGAGGTTATCTCAATTCTGCTGATGTTAAGATGGCTCTTGAGAAAGCAATAAACAACATTCTAGag CCTGTCCGTGACTACTTCAGTGGTAACACTAAAGCCCAAGCTCTAATTATGGCCTGCCAG TTGCAGAATGAAATTACTGGAGATGTCCTGAAGATTCAAATGCAGAACAAAGAGATGCGCCATCAT TGA
- the LOC4330562 gene encoding tyrosine--tRNA ligase 1, cytoplasmic isoform X2, translated as MDNLDDVAFDINEDNVVINSDEKFAVLRSIGDECIYEDELLGLLKNKPSPTCCVWFEPSTNMDIEQGIMKTIYVNRMVKAGCAVKIVTADWFLQRHYKIGNNLSKIRNIGYLNIEMWKAAGMDLDRVELVWLSDELNLHAVDYWPVAMDVSRRYTMTRIARIFWSNAEHGPQILPAAEIIYPCMQVASILCEKTNIWLFSMDQRDIIMLTRDYCENINWVNKPTILLHDALPNLLEDPEYVDLRDRGRTIFMHDEEHTLNSKIQRAFCPPKVVVHNPCLEYIKYIILPWFGNLEVVQNEWNGSTKTFVSMEELSVDYERGYLNSADVKMALEKAINNILEPVRDYFSGNTKAQALIMACQNEITGDVLKIQMQNKEMRHH; from the exons ATGGATAACTTAGATGATGTTGCCTTCGACATCAACGA GGATAACGTGGTGATTAATTCTGATGAGAAGTTTGCAGTACTGAGGAGCATAGGAGATGAATGCATCTATGAGGATGAACTCCTCGGCCTGCTGAAGAATAAGCCCAGTCCTACATGCTGTGTTTGGTTTGAGCCATCCACCAATATGGACATAGAGCAG GGGATTATGAAGACAATCTATGTCAACAGGATGGTCAAAGCTGGTTGTGCAGTCAAAATTGTGACGGCAGATTGGTTTTTGCAGCGTCATTATAAGATTGGCAACAACCTAAGTAAAATACGGAACATTGGCTATCTCAATATTGAGATGTGGAAAGCAGCTGGCATGGACCTTGACAGGGTAGAGCTTGTGTGGTTGTCAGATGAATTGAATCTCCATGCAGTTGATTACTGGCCAGTTGCCATGGATGTCTCCAGAAGATATACCATGACAAGAATTGCAAG GATCTTTTGGAGTAATGCAGAACATGGGCCACAAATACTTCCTGCTGCTGAGATAATTTATCCTTGCATGCAGGTTGCTTCTATATTATGCGAGAAG ACGAACATATGGCTATTCAGCATGGATCAACGAGATATTATCATGCTCACTAGAGATTATTGTGAAAACATAAACTGGGTGAACAAACCAACTATTTTGCTGCATG ATGCTCTACCTAATTTACTAGAAGATCCTGAATATGTGGACTTGCGAGATCGTGGACGAACTATCTTCATGCATGATGAGGAG CACACTTTAAATTCAAAAATACAGAGGGCATTCTGTCCTCCAAAAGTAGTGGTACACAACCCATGTCTGGAGTATATCAAATATATCATCCTACCTTGGTTTGGGAACTTGGAGGTAGTCCAGAATGAATGGAATGGTAGTACCAA GACATTTGTAAGCATGGAAGAACTTAGTGTTGATTATGAAAGAGGTTATCTCAATTCTGCTGATGTTAAGATGGCTCTTGAGAAAGCAATAAACAACATTCTAGag CCTGTCCGTGACTACTTCAGTGGTAACACTAAAGCCCAAGCTCTAATTATGGCCTGCCAG AATGAAATTACTGGAGATGTCCTGAAGATTCAAATGCAGAACAAAGAGATGCGCCATCAT TGA
- the LOC107276468 gene encoding uncharacterized protein isoform X2 translates to MVRLVIGVIFLIPIHCLISHRIIFKSHELTCLPQQLPTPKQAGFSQFPNRAMAESGGSEEFLKLYIHGVLADGTTTSDYRLLPAWEFSSSERVVAASTSTTSRPSPADEGEPTGWEGPTLEVEKLASSTDVDAGESSQPQQPASVCVQEMVITMVSADDCVYSLLPMVPIALSDPGTALPDANSYFSISIHPVEGRCVLKHYQNRGSEKQWVSTSIYYLALNSLEDDLGEDPIELDSPEDALGKDPIELHGQISMEIHMPPLMMKFQKDYRCEKQIGKGSEGRVYKCTSRFSPHCFAIKEVESSELTMASTHCEPTDVSTLALLDHVNIVDLYSAWIEKKKSFGSVTNVIYICMKECARSLSEYLNKRQELGLQNEHNMFAQLIDSLIFMHRHGIVHRDVKPGNILLEENFTVKLADFGIAKKKNSHHISLTSMGVGMAVCPTGPQSL, encoded by the exons ATGGTGAGATTGGTCATAGGAGTTATATTTTTAATCCCTATCCATTGTTTGATTTCACATCGAATTATCTTTAAGTCTCACGAATTAACATGCCTCCCCCAG CAACTCCCTACACCCAAACAGGCCGGGTTTTCGCAATTCCCCAATCGAGCAATGGCGGAGTCCGGCGGGTCCGAGGAATTCCTCAAGCTCTACATCCATGGCGTCCTCGCCGACGGCACCACCACCTCGGATTACCGTCTCCTTCCAGCATGGGAGTTTTCCTCTTCCGAGCGCGTGGTGGCGGCATCCACTTCAACAACCTCCCGGCCATCGCCGGCCGATGAAGGCGAGCCCACTGGATGGGAAGGGCCTACGTTGGAGGTGGAGAAGCTGGCATCGTCCACCGATGTTGATGCAGGTGAATCCTCTCAACCCCAACAGCCCGCAAGTGTTTGTGTACAGGAGATGGTAATCACGATGGTGAGCGCCGATGACTGCGTATACTCTCTCTTGCCCATGGTGCCGATCGCACTGAGTGATCCAGGAACAGCATTGCCCGATGCCAATTCTTACTTCTCTATAAGCATCCATCCTGTTGAAGGGCGCTGTGTCCTCAAACACTATCAGAACCGAG GTTCAGAGAAACAGTGGGTATCTACTAGCATCTATTATTTGGCCTTGAATTCACTTGAGGATGATTTGGGAGAAGACCCAATTGAATTGGATTCTCCCGAGGATGCTTTGGGGAAAGACCCGATTGAATTACATGGTCAGATATCTATGGAGATACACATGCCACCTTTGATGATGAAATTCCAAAAGGACTACCGCTGTGAAAAGCAAATAG GAAAAGGATCGGAAGGAAGGGTCTACAAATGCACTTCACGTTTTAGTCCTCATTGTTTTGCTATTAAAGAAGTTGAGTCAAGTGAGCTAACGATGGCATCTACACACTGTGAACCAAC TGATGTCAGCACTCTTGCACTTCTGGATCATGTAAATATTGTAGATCTCTATTCGGCATGGATTGAGAAAAAGAAGTCCTTTGGCTCTGTGACCAATGTGATATATATTTGTATGAAGGAATGCGCCAG GTCCCTTTCAGAATACCTTAATAAACGACAAGAGCTCGGGTTGCAGAATGAGCATAATATGTTTGCACAGTTAATTGATTCCCTTATCTTCATGCACCGGCATGGCATCGTGCATCGAGATGTGAAGCCGGGAAACATCCTCTTAGAAGAAAACTTTACAGTAAAATTGGCTGATTTTGGAATAG ccaaaaaaaaaaacagccacCATATATCATTGACTTCCATGGGGGTTGGTATGGCAGTCTGCCCTACCGGGCCCCAGAGCTTGTAA
- the LOC107276468 gene encoding uncharacterized protein isoform X1 has protein sequence MAESGGSEEFLKLYIHGVLADGTTTSDYRLLPAWEFSSSERVVAASTSTTSRPSPADEGEPTGWEGPTLEVEKLASSTDVDAGESSQPQQPASVCVQEMVITMVSADDCVYSLLPMVPIALSDPGTALPDANSYFSISIHPVEGRCVLKHYQNRGSEKQWVSTSIYYLALNSLEDDLGEDPIELDSPEDALGKDPIELHGQISMEIHMPPLMMKFQKDYRCEKQIGKGSEGRVYKCTSRFSPHCFAIKEVESSELTMASTHCEPTDVSTLALLDHVNIVDLYSAWIEKKKSFGSVTNVIYICMKECARSLSEYLNKRQELGLQNEHNMFAQLIDSLIFMHRHGIVHRDVKPGNILLEENFTVKLADFGIAKKKNSHHISLTSMGVGMAVCPTGPQSL, from the exons ATGGCGGAGTCCGGCGGGTCCGAGGAATTCCTCAAGCTCTACATCCATGGCGTCCTCGCCGACGGCACCACCACCTCGGATTACCGTCTCCTTCCAGCATGGGAGTTTTCCTCTTCCGAGCGCGTGGTGGCGGCATCCACTTCAACAACCTCCCGGCCATCGCCGGCCGATGAAGGCGAGCCCACTGGATGGGAAGGGCCTACGTTGGAGGTGGAGAAGCTGGCATCGTCCACCGATGTTGATGCAGGTGAATCCTCTCAACCCCAACAGCCCGCAAGTGTTTGTGTACAGGAGATGGTAATCACGATGGTGAGCGCCGATGACTGCGTATACTCTCTCTTGCCCATGGTGCCGATCGCACTGAGTGATCCAGGAACAGCATTGCCCGATGCCAATTCTTACTTCTCTATAAGCATCCATCCTGTTGAAGGGCGCTGTGTCCTCAAACACTATCAGAACCGAG GTTCAGAGAAACAGTGGGTATCTACTAGCATCTATTATTTGGCCTTGAATTCACTTGAGGATGATTTGGGAGAAGACCCAATTGAATTGGATTCTCCCGAGGATGCTTTGGGGAAAGACCCGATTGAATTACATGGTCAGATATCTATGGAGATACACATGCCACCTTTGATGATGAAATTCCAAAAGGACTACCGCTGTGAAAAGCAAATAG GAAAAGGATCGGAAGGAAGGGTCTACAAATGCACTTCACGTTTTAGTCCTCATTGTTTTGCTATTAAAGAAGTTGAGTCAAGTGAGCTAACGATGGCATCTACACACTGTGAACCAAC TGATGTCAGCACTCTTGCACTTCTGGATCATGTAAATATTGTAGATCTCTATTCGGCATGGATTGAGAAAAAGAAGTCCTTTGGCTCTGTGACCAATGTGATATATATTTGTATGAAGGAATGCGCCAG GTCCCTTTCAGAATACCTTAATAAACGACAAGAGCTCGGGTTGCAGAATGAGCATAATATGTTTGCACAGTTAATTGATTCCCTTATCTTCATGCACCGGCATGGCATCGTGCATCGAGATGTGAAGCCGGGAAACATCCTCTTAGAAGAAAACTTTACAGTAAAATTGGCTGATTTTGGAATAG ccaaaaaaaaaaacagccacCATATATCATTGACTTCCATGGGGGTTGGTATGGCAGTCTGCCCTACCGGGCCCCAGAGCTTGTAA
- the LOC4330563 gene encoding transmembrane 9 superfamily member 12, whose product MAKGRIFSALLMVFLVLAPHCEAFYLPGSYMHTYRQGEEIWAKVNSLTSIETELPFSYYSLPYCHPQGGIKKSAENLGELLMGDQIDNSPYRFRVNVNESLYLCTTNPLDEADVKLLKQRSRDLYQVNMILDNLPVRRFTEQNGVTIQWTGYPVGYTPEGSNEVYIINHLKFKVLVHRYEGGKVKVVGTGEGMEVISETETDAKSGYEIVGFEVVPCSMKRDLEAMSKLKMYEKVDPTSCPVEMEKSQLIREKEQITFTYEVEFVNSDIRWPSRWDAYLKMEGAKIHWFSIMNSLMVILFLAGIVFVIFLRTVRRDLTRYEELDKEAQAQMNEELSGWKLVVGDVFREPTSSKLLCVMIGDGVQILGMAIVTIFFAAFGFMSPASRGMLLTGMIFLYMLLGIVAGYAAVRLWRTLKGTSEGWRSVSWSTACFFPGIVFVVLTVLNFMLWSRNSTGALPISLFFTLLSLWFCISVPLTLLGGFFGTRAEPIEFPVRTNQIPREIPAKNYSWLLVLGAGTLPFGTLFIELFFILSSIWLGRFYYVFGFLLVVLLLLVVVCAEVSVVLTYMHLCAEDWRWWWKAFFASGAVALYVFLYSINYLVFDLRSLSGPVSATLYIGYAFVVSLAIMLATGTVGFLTSFSFVHYLFSSVKID is encoded by the coding sequence ATGGCCAAAGGCAGGATATTCTCTGCCTTGTTAATGGTGTTTCTAGTTTTGGCTCCCCACTGCGAGGCGTTCTATTTGCCAGGCAGTTACATGCACACGTACCGGCAAGGCGAGGAAATATGGGCAAAGGTGAACTCACTCACTTCCATTGAGACTGAACTGCCATTCAGCTACTACAGTCTCCCATACTGCCATCCCCAAGGTGGGATAAAGAAGAGTGCTGAGAATCTAGGGGAGCTCCTGATGGGTGACCAGATTGACAATTCCCCATACCGGTTTCGTGTGAATGTCAATGAATCACTGTATCTGTGTACCACAAACCCACTTGACGAGGCTGATGTGAAGCTCCTCAAGCAGCGAAGCCGAGACCTCTACCAGGTGAACATGATTCTCGACAATCTTCCTGTGAGGAGATTTACTGAACAGAATGGAGTGACCATTCAGTGGACAGGCTATCCAGTTGGTTATACCCCGGAAGGAAGCAATGAGGTCTACATCATTAATCACCTGAAATTTAAGGTCTTGGTCCATAGGTACGAAGGAGGTAAAGTCAAGGTAGTTGGAACTGGGGAAGGAATGGAAGTGATCTCAGAGACAGAGACAGATGCCAAGTCTGGCTATGAGATTGTGGGATTTGAGGTTGTCCCATGCAGCATGAAGCGTGATCTTGAAGCTATGTCAAAGCTTAAGATGTATGAAAAAGTTGATCCTACAAGCTGCCCTGTGGAGATGGAGAAATCTCAATTGATTAGGGAAAAAGAGCAGATTACTTTTACGTATGAGGTTGAATTTGTAAACAGTGATATCAGATGGCCATCACGGTGGGATGCATACCTGAAGATGGAGGGTGCTAAAATTCACTGGTTCTCAATCATGAACTCATTGATGGTAATACTATTTTTGGCTGGAATTGTGTTTGTCATATTCTTGCGGACGGTGAGGAGAGACTTGACTAGATATGAGGAATTGGATAAGGAGGCCCAAGCTCAGATGAATGAGGAGCTCTCCGGGTGGAAGCTTGTTGTTGGTGATGTCTTCAGAGAACCAACATCATCAAAGCTTCTCTGCGTCATGATTGGTGATGGGGTTCAAATTCTGGGTATGGCAATTGTTACCATCTTCTTTGCTGCCTTTGGGTTCATGTCTCCTGCATCAAGAGGAATGCTTCTCACAGGGATGATATTTCTTTATATGTTGCTTGGAATTGTGGCTGGATATGCTGCCGTTAGGCTCTGGAGGACTTTAAAAGGAACTTCTGAGGGATGGAGATCTGTCTCCTGGTCAACAGCCTGTTTCTTCCCTGGTATTGTCTTTGTTGTCCTCACTGTGTTAAATTTCATGCTGTGGTCAAGGAATAGTACAGGAGCTCTTCCCATCTCACTCTTCTTCACACTTCTGTCCTTGTGGTTCTGCATCTCTGTGCCACTTACCCTCCTCGGTGGTTTCTTTGGCACAAGGGCTGAGCCAATAGAATTCCCAGTTCGAACCAATCAAATACCAAGAGAAATCCCTGCAAAAAATTACTCTTGGCTCCTTGTGCTTGGTGCTGGGACTCTGCCTTTTGGAACACTATTCATTGAGTTGTTCTTTATTCTTTCAAGTATTTGGCTCGGAAGGTTCTACTATGTGTTTGGGTTCCTCCTTGTTGTCCTCCTCTTGCTGGTTGTGGTCTGTGCTGAGGTATCTGTTGTTCTTACCTACATGCATCTTTGTGCGGAAGATTGGCGTTGGTGGTGGAAAGCTTTCTTTGCCTCTGGAGCAGTAGCGCTTTATGTGTTCCTGTACTCTATCAACTACTTGGTGTTTGATCTCAGAAGCTTGAGTGGCCCAGTTTCTGCTACGCTCTACATTGGATATGCTTTCGTTGTCTCTCTTGCAATTATGCTGGCTACTGGGACTGTTGGGTTCCTGACATCATTCTCTTTCGTCCACTACCTTTTCTCATCAGTTAAGATTGATTGA